A section of the Desulfovibrio desulfuricans genome encodes:
- the hisA gene encoding 1-(5-phosphoribosyl)-5-[(5-phosphoribosylamino)methylideneamino]imidazole-4-carboxamide isomerase: protein MILFPAVDIQDGKAVRLKQGRAHESTVFAEDPTDAAKAWEARGAQWLHVVDLDGAFDGAAKSREIVRRICTELSIPVQLGGGIRDMATAQAYFDAGVSRLIIGTLALEQPELFAEMCRAFPGRIGVSLDADGGKLKTRGWVADTGLTVDGVLPRLLADGAAFIIYTDIERDGMQCGVNVAALEHLSRLSTVPVIAAGGVATLADVQKLYPLTLTTSLAGAVSGRALYEGTLNLEEANAWIAAQ, encoded by the coding sequence ATGATTCTATTTCCCGCCGTGGACATTCAGGACGGCAAGGCCGTGCGCCTCAAGCAGGGCCGCGCCCATGAAAGCACCGTCTTTGCCGAAGACCCCACAGACGCCGCCAAAGCCTGGGAAGCGCGAGGCGCTCAATGGCTGCACGTGGTTGATCTGGACGGAGCCTTTGACGGCGCGGCCAAAAGCCGCGAGATCGTGCGCCGCATCTGCACCGAGCTGTCCATTCCCGTGCAGCTTGGCGGCGGTATCCGCGACATGGCAACAGCCCAGGCCTATTTTGATGCGGGCGTTTCACGCCTGATTATTGGCACCCTGGCTCTGGAACAGCCCGAGCTTTTTGCCGAAATGTGCCGTGCCTTCCCTGGCCGCATTGGCGTTTCGCTGGATGCGGATGGCGGCAAACTCAAGACACGTGGATGGGTTGCCGACACTGGCCTGACCGTTGACGGGGTTCTGCCCCGCCTGCTGGCCGATGGCGCGGCATTCATCATCTATACGGATATCGAGCGCGACGGCATGCAGTGCGGCGTTAACGTAGCTGCTCTGGAGCATCTTTCGCGCCTTTCCACGGTGCCTGTCATTGCGGCGGGCGGCGTGGCGACGCTGGCAGATGTGCAGAAGCTCTACCCCCTCACCCTCACTACCAGCCTTGCGGGAGCTGTGAGCGGCAGGGCGCTGTACGAGGGCACCCTCAACCTTGAGGAAGCCAACGCCTGGATCGCCGCCCAATAA
- the tatC gene encoding twin-arginine translocase subunit TatC — protein MGLMDHLSELRGRLVRCCLAVMVGFIACWAVVDPIFDALVAPLLSVLPDGSHAIYTTLPEGFFTRMHIAFVAGVFVSSPAIFYQVWAFIAPGLYEEEKRSIIPVAVMSAFFFISGGAFCYFVVFPNAFAFFMSYATDTIVAMPKISDYLSFVLKLILAFGLVFEMPLFAFFLARMGIITAELMRRVRRYAILAIFIVAAILSPPDVVSQLLMAAPMLVLYEVSIFVAAGFGKKPAKEEDESDEKPEGEDGETPDAGTKPDKDENTSEKP, from the coding sequence ATGGGCCTCATGGATCACCTCTCGGAGCTGCGCGGTCGCCTTGTGCGCTGCTGCCTCGCCGTCATGGTGGGCTTTATAGCCTGCTGGGCCGTGGTTGATCCCATTTTTGACGCACTTGTGGCGCCTCTGCTGAGCGTCCTGCCTGACGGCTCGCACGCCATCTACACCACCCTGCCCGAAGGCTTTTTCACCCGCATGCACATTGCCTTTGTGGCTGGCGTGTTTGTGAGCAGCCCTGCAATTTTTTATCAGGTATGGGCCTTCATCGCCCCCGGTCTGTATGAAGAAGAAAAACGGAGCATCATACCTGTTGCCGTGATGTCGGCCTTCTTCTTTATCAGCGGCGGCGCCTTCTGCTACTTTGTGGTTTTTCCCAACGCATTTGCCTTCTTCATGAGCTACGCCACCGACACCATCGTGGCTATGCCCAAGATCAGCGATTATCTGAGCTTTGTGCTCAAGCTTATTCTTGCCTTTGGCCTTGTGTTTGAAATGCCGCTGTTTGCCTTCTTTCTGGCGCGCATGGGCATTATCACGGCAGAACTCATGCGCCGCGTGCGGCGTTATGCCATTCTGGCCATTTTCATCGTGGCGGCAATTCTTTCACCGCCCGATGTGGTTTCGCAGTTGCTCATGGCCGCGCCCATGCTTGTTCTTTATGAAGTGAGCATCTTTGTGGCGGCTGGTTTTGGCAAAAAGCCCGCGAAGGAAGAAGACGAGTCAGACGAAAAGCCCGAAGGCGAAGACGGCGAAACCCCCGATGCCGGGACAAAACCGGACAAGGATGAAAATACCTCGGAGAAGCCATGA
- the rpsP gene encoding 30S ribosomal protein S16 gives MAVKLKLTRLGSKKHPFYRVVAANDETRRDGRPLEFLGYYNPMVNPAEVKLDAAKIKEWLGRGAEPTNTVRALIKEHLG, from the coding sequence ATGGCAGTAAAGTTGAAATTGACCCGCCTCGGCAGCAAGAAGCACCCCTTCTACCGTGTGGTGGCCGCAAATGACGAAACCCGTCGTGATGGCCGTCCGCTGGAATTCCTGGGCTACTACAATCCCATGGTCAATCCGGCTGAAGTGAAGCTTGATGCCGCCAAGATCAAGGAATGGCTGGGTCGCGGCGCTGAGCCCACCAACACCGTGCGCGCTCTTATCAAAGAGCACCTGGGCTAG
- the rimM gene encoding ribosome maturation factor RimM (Essential for efficient processing of 16S rRNA) translates to MTETWIHMGTLARPHGIKGEICIDWHADSPLLLDTPLWLQKGKDAPRRVKIAAVRSHKERPLLLLEGVADRTAAEALRGCKLFVRREDLPEPDDDEVYLEDLLDCDVVLPDGARIGRLDHFEYPAGLEMWVIMTDDDKEVLFPARPEFIAGFDLEIPAVVIDPPEGLLDIYLAESKAESKPEDNTENS, encoded by the coding sequence ATGACGGAAACCTGGATTCATATGGGTACGCTGGCGCGGCCCCACGGCATCAAAGGGGAGATCTGCATCGACTGGCATGCGGACTCCCCCTTGCTTTTGGATACCCCCCTCTGGCTGCAGAAGGGCAAGGACGCGCCGCGCCGTGTCAAGATTGCGGCTGTGCGCAGCCACAAGGAGCGGCCCCTGCTCCTGCTTGAAGGCGTGGCCGACCGCACAGCGGCAGAAGCCCTGCGCGGCTGCAAGCTGTTTGTGCGGCGCGAAGATCTGCCGGAGCCAGATGACGACGAGGTCTATCTGGAAGATCTGCTCGACTGCGACGTGGTGCTGCCGGATGGTGCCCGCATCGGCAGGCTCGACCATTTTGAGTACCCCGCGGGCCTTGAAATGTGGGTCATCATGACCGATGACGACAAGGAAGTGCTCTTCCCCGCGCGGCCTGAATTTATTGCGGGTTTTGATCTGGAAATTCCCGCTGTGGTCATTGACCCGCCTGAAGGCCTGCTGGATATTTATCTTGCCGAAAGCAAGGCCGAAAGCAAGCCAGAGGACAATACAGAAAACAGTTAA
- a CDS encoding SMR family transporter, which yields MDISSLFQNAALPLVLLAAALDVTANMLLVRSDSFRRRAVGLLALALVGLAFYCLSLAVHHMDLAVAYAMWGGFGVLGTSVGGWVLLRQKLDPSAFAGIALLVCGMVLLHTS from the coding sequence ATGGATATTTCAAGCCTGTTCCAGAACGCCGCCCTGCCGCTGGTTTTGCTGGCCGCCGCGCTGGACGTGACCGCCAATATGCTGCTTGTGCGCTCCGACAGCTTCCGCCGCCGCGCCGTGGGCCTGCTGGCCCTTGCGCTGGTGGGGCTGGCTTTCTATTGCCTTTCACTGGCAGTTCATCATATGGATTTGGCCGTGGCTTACGCCATGTGGGGCGGTTTTGGCGTGCTTGGCACATCCGTGGGCGGATGGGTGTTGCTGCGCCAAAAGCTCGACCCCAGCGCATTTGCAGGCATTGCCCTGCTTGTCTGCGGCATGGTGCTGCTGCACACAAGCTGA
- a CDS encoding histidine phosphatase family protein gives MSGIWLVRHGMLPPNPERRMVGARDIPLSSAGREQIRLLARQFMPAVQGALGAVICSDLDRCRETAAILMEALPQGRPPLHVEPGLREINLGLWQGMTKAEIERAWPGAYAARGQDMAHFCPPHGESFMQAQRRALAAVARWRSFYPGATLLMVSHAGILGSLLAHYLALPLRDVLRIPQYYGCRAFVPEW, from the coding sequence ATGAGCGGCATCTGGCTGGTGCGGCACGGCATGTTGCCGCCCAATCCGGAGCGGCGCATGGTCGGCGCACGGGATATTCCCTTAAGTTCTGCGGGCCGGGAGCAGATACGCCTCTTGGCGCGGCAGTTCATGCCAGCGGTGCAGGGCGCGCTTGGCGCGGTCATCTGCTCGGATCTTGACCGCTGCCGTGAGACCGCCGCCATCCTGATGGAGGCATTGCCGCAGGGGCGGCCCCCCCTGCATGTGGAACCCGGTCTGCGCGAGATTAACCTTGGCCTCTGGCAGGGCATGACCAAGGCGGAAATCGAGCGCGCGTGGCCCGGTGCGTATGCCGCTCGCGGGCAGGATATGGCACACTTTTGCCCCCCGCATGGCGAAAGCTTTATGCAGGCCCAGCGCCGCGCCCTGGCGGCCGTGGCGCGCTGGCGCAGTTTTTACCCAGGTGCAACCCTGCTCATGGTTTCGCATGCGGGTATTCTGGGCAGCCTGCTGGCCCACTACCTTGCCCTGCCGCTCAGGGATGTGCTGCGCATTCCCCAATACTACGGGTGCCGCGCCTTTGTGCCGGAATGGTAG
- the guaB gene encoding IMP dehydrogenase — MFTNRGKALTFDDILLVPGFSDITPDAVDISTWLTPEIPLRIPLLSAAMDTVTEAAMAISMARMGGIGIIHKNMPVARQRLEVEKVKKSESGMILDPVTISPNNTVQEALDLMSDFRVSGLPVVEDGRLVGILTNRDVRFVQDGAAVRVSEVMTSTNLVTVPMGTSLEESKRHLHEHRIEKLLVVDEEGLLRGLITMKDIDKVQKYPNACKDSNGRLRVGAAIGIGRDCESRSEQLIEAGADVLVLDSAHGHSVNVLNAIRMVKGAFPNCQLVAGNVATYEGAKAILEAGADSVKIGIGPGSICTTRIVAGVGVPQVTAIMDGSRAAREMDRCCIADGGIKFSGDIVKALVVGAHSVMIGSLFAGTEESPGETILYQGRTYKIYRGMGSIDAMKDGSSDRYFQEKSKKLVPEGIVGRVPYRGPVMEAVYQLMGGLRSGMGYVGAHNLNNLFENTTFCEISPAGLRESHVHDVVITKEAPNYRIEN, encoded by the coding sequence ATGTTCACCAATCGCGGTAAGGCGCTGACCTTCGACGACATTTTGCTAGTCCCCGGCTTTTCGGACATCACCCCCGACGCCGTTGACATCTCCACCTGGCTCACCCCCGAAATTCCCCTGCGCATCCCCCTGCTCTCCGCCGCCATGGACACCGTGACTGAAGCGGCTATGGCCATTTCCATGGCCCGCATGGGCGGCATCGGCATCATCCATAAGAACATGCCTGTTGCGCGGCAGCGTCTTGAGGTGGAAAAGGTCAAGAAGAGCGAAAGCGGCATGATCCTTGACCCTGTGACCATTTCGCCCAACAACACCGTGCAGGAAGCCCTGGACCTCATGTCCGACTTCCGCGTGTCGGGCTTGCCCGTGGTTGAGGATGGCCGCCTGGTAGGCATTCTTACCAACCGCGACGTGCGCTTTGTGCAGGACGGCGCGGCAGTGCGCGTTTCTGAAGTGATGACCAGCACCAACCTCGTGACGGTGCCCATGGGCACCTCGCTTGAAGAATCCAAGCGTCACCTGCACGAACACCGCATCGAAAAGCTCCTGGTGGTAGATGAGGAAGGCCTCTTGCGCGGCCTCATCACCATGAAGGACATCGACAAAGTCCAGAAGTACCCCAACGCCTGCAAAGACTCCAACGGTCGCCTGCGCGTGGGTGCCGCCATCGGCATCGGGCGCGACTGCGAATCACGTTCCGAGCAGTTGATCGAGGCTGGCGCGGACGTGCTGGTGCTCGATTCTGCCCACGGGCATTCGGTCAACGTGCTCAACGCCATCCGCATGGTCAAGGGCGCGTTCCCCAACTGCCAGCTCGTGGCAGGCAACGTTGCCACTTACGAAGGCGCCAAGGCCATTCTTGAGGCAGGCGCTGATTCCGTCAAAATCGGCATCGGACCCGGCTCCATCTGCACCACCCGCATTGTGGCTGGCGTGGGCGTGCCGCAGGTTACCGCCATTATGGACGGCAGCCGCGCCGCGCGCGAGATGGACCGCTGCTGCATTGCCGACGGCGGCATCAAGTTCTCCGGCGATATCGTCAAGGCCCTTGTGGTTGGCGCGCACTCGGTGATGATCGGCTCCCTCTTTGCCGGCACCGAGGAAAGCCCCGGCGAAACCATTCTGTATCAGGGCCGTACCTACAAAATTTATCGCGGCATGGGTTCCATTGACGCCATGAAGGATGGCAGCTCTGACCGCTACTTCCAGGAAAAGAGCAAGAAGCTCGTGCCTGAAGGCATTGTTGGCCGCGTGCCTTATCGCGGCCCGGTCATGGAAGCCGTGTACCAGCTCATGGGCGGCCTGCGCTCCGGCATGGGCTATGTGGGCGCGCACAACCTGAACAACCTTTTTGAAAACACCACCTTCTGTGAAATTTCACCTGCGGGCCTGCGCGAAAGCCATGTCCACGATGTTGTTATCACGAAGGAAGCGCCGAACTACCGCATCGAGAACTAG
- a CDS encoding KH domain-containing protein — protein MKALIEYIAKSLVDNPEEVQVSEVEGEQTTVLELKVAKEDLGKVIGKQGRTARAMRTILSAASIKCKKRTVLEILE, from the coding sequence ATGAAGGCCCTGATAGAATACATTGCCAAATCCCTGGTGGATAATCCCGAAGAAGTGCAAGTCAGCGAAGTAGAAGGCGAGCAGACGACGGTTCTTGAGCTCAAGGTCGCCAAAGAGGACCTGGGCAAGGTTATCGGCAAGCAGGGGCGCACGGCCAGGGCCATGCGCACCATTCTGAGCGCCGCTTCCATCAAGTGTAAAAAACGCACAGTGCTGGAAATTCTGGAGTAG
- the tatB gene encoding Sec-independent protein translocase protein TatB, protein MFGIGSTELLVILVVALIVLGPKSLANVSRTLGKAMGEFRRVSTDFQRTLNAEAEEEEQRKRKQEAARAAKEAAAAAKEARAAEMAAAAAAATEGQPAATTTAQADNIPASEAVIDATATRPAADAGQNTATATNEAAQPEAPKPTVADAPVVDAPVAEAPVVEAAHAAEAKAEAQPVAGTAASAEGAAPVAPPAGSPLAEALAKTKAEAEAAEAKLASASTGAPQAVATPDNGGKA, encoded by the coding sequence ATGTTCGGGATAGGAAGCACTGAACTTCTGGTCATCCTTGTGGTGGCCCTCATTGTACTTGGCCCCAAAAGCCTTGCCAACGTGTCGCGCACGCTGGGCAAGGCCATGGGCGAGTTCCGCCGCGTATCCACAGACTTTCAGCGCACGCTGAATGCTGAGGCCGAGGAAGAGGAACAACGCAAGCGCAAGCAGGAAGCCGCCAGAGCGGCGAAAGAAGCTGCCGCCGCCGCCAAGGAAGCCCGCGCCGCCGAAATGGCCGCCGCTGCCGCAGCGGCAACCGAGGGCCAGCCTGCCGCAACTACAACGGCTCAGGCTGACAATATTCCGGCCTCAGAGGCGGTTATTGACGCCACTGCTACCCGGCCTGCCGCCGATGCGGGGCAGAACACAGCCACGGCAACGAACGAAGCGGCTCAGCCCGAGGCCCCAAAGCCCACGGTTGCGGACGCTCCTGTTGTTGACGCGCCGGTTGCCGAAGCTCCGGTTGTCGAAGCAGCCCACGCCGCAGAGGCCAAGGCCGAAGCCCAGCCTGTCGCGGGCACGGCAGCGTCCGCCGAAGGGGCAGCCCCTGTTGCTCCGCCTGCTGGCAGCCCGCTGGCTGAAGCCCTTGCCAAAACAAAGGCCGAGGCAGAAGCCGCGGAAGCCAAGCTGGCATCCGCTTCCACGGGCGCGCCTCAGGCCGTTGCCACCCCTGACAATGGCGGCAAAGCATGA
- a CDS encoding DMT family transporter, whose protein sequence is MLRSKPYHWCCLVASVFLEVGGTLVMKLAQGWAFPHAQVLGLVVMWLAIAMSYFFLSKAVTGIPVGVTFAFWEGLGLTCITLGSVLFLNEALTLRRALGLACVLSGALLVNYGTGHGAPKPSREDSPTASNKAEARKQRAEAPTLNNGLAAGGNR, encoded by the coding sequence ATGCTTAGATCAAAACCGTATCATTGGTGCTGCCTTGTTGCCTCCGTATTTCTGGAGGTGGGCGGAACACTTGTCATGAAGCTGGCGCAGGGCTGGGCTTTTCCCCACGCACAGGTTTTGGGGCTGGTTGTCATGTGGCTGGCCATCGCCATGTCCTACTTTTTTTTGTCCAAGGCTGTTACGGGCATTCCCGTTGGCGTGACCTTTGCCTTCTGGGAGGGGCTGGGCCTGACCTGCATCACCCTTGGCAGCGTACTTTTTCTGAACGAAGCCCTGACCTTGCGCCGCGCGCTGGGGCTGGCCTGCGTGCTGTCTGGTGCTTTGCTGGTCAATTATGGAACCGGGCACGGGGCACCCAAGCCCAGCCGCGAGGACTCCCCCACGGCCAGCAACAAGGCTGAAGCCCGCAAGCAGCGCGCAGAAGCGCCCACCCTGAATAACGGCCTTGCCGCAGGAGGGAACAGATGA
- the guaA gene encoding glutamine-hydrolyzing GMP synthase produces MPSKVIIIDYGSQVTQLIARRVREAGVYSEIHSCITTAAQVAAMKPSAVILSGGPASVGEADAPVLDPGFLELGVPVLGICYGMQLLARNLGGQLAQSLTREYGPSDLTLTAPCALWEGIESTSRVWMSHGDKVLAPPPGFTVTGRTPTLDVAAMADEARKIYAVQFHPEVHHSVDGERMLRNFLFKVAGIKPDWTMSSFVERVVAEMAEQVGDRHVVCALSGGIDSTVVAVLLNKAIGKRLHCIFVDNGLLRLGEGDEVVSYLREHFDLNLDFVQAQERFLSKLAGVDDPEKKRKIIGHTFIEIFDEEAKKLPQVDFLAQGTLYPDVIESISHKGPSAVIKSHHNVGGLPDTMKLKLIEPLRELFKDEVRKVAAELGMPDSIVWRHPFPGPGLAIRVLGEITEERLQILRLADKIVQQELRESGWYRKVWQGFAVLLPLKTVGVMGDGRTYEHVIALRVVDSVDAMTADWARLPAELIERMSSRIINEVKGVNRVVYDVSSKPPSTIEWE; encoded by the coding sequence ATGCCCAGCAAAGTCATAATTATTGACTACGGCTCACAGGTTACCCAGCTCATCGCGCGCCGCGTGCGCGAAGCCGGGGTTTACTCCGAAATACATTCCTGCATCACCACCGCTGCCCAGGTGGCGGCAATGAAGCCTTCCGCCGTCATCCTTTCCGGTGGCCCGGCCAGCGTGGGCGAAGCCGATGCTCCGGTTCTTGACCCCGGTTTTCTTGAGCTTGGCGTGCCGGTGCTCGGCATATGCTACGGCATGCAGCTGCTGGCCCGGAATCTTGGCGGCCAGCTTGCCCAGTCGCTCACGCGCGAATACGGCCCCTCCGACCTTACCCTCACCGCGCCCTGCGCCCTGTGGGAAGGCATTGAATCCACCAGTCGCGTGTGGATGAGCCACGGCGACAAGGTACTTGCGCCGCCGCCAGGCTTTACCGTGACGGGCCGCACGCCGACTCTGGATGTGGCCGCTATGGCTGACGAAGCCCGCAAAATCTACGCCGTGCAGTTCCACCCCGAAGTGCACCACAGTGTGGACGGCGAGCGCATGCTGCGCAACTTCCTGTTCAAGGTTGCGGGCATCAAGCCCGACTGGACCATGTCTTCGTTTGTGGAGCGCGTGGTTGCCGAAATGGCCGAACAGGTGGGCGACCGCCACGTGGTATGCGCCCTTTCCGGCGGCATTGATTCTACCGTGGTGGCCGTGCTGCTCAACAAGGCCATCGGCAAGCGTCTGCACTGCATCTTTGTGGATAACGGCCTGCTGCGCCTTGGCGAAGGCGACGAAGTAGTCAGCTACCTGCGCGAACACTTTGACCTCAACCTCGACTTTGTGCAGGCGCAGGAACGTTTTCTTTCCAAACTTGCGGGCGTGGATGACCCCGAAAAGAAGCGCAAGATCATCGGCCACACCTTCATTGAAATTTTCGACGAAGAAGCCAAAAAGCTGCCGCAGGTGGACTTTTTGGCGCAGGGCACCCTGTACCCTGACGTAATCGAATCCATCTCGCACAAGGGTCCCAGCGCCGTCATCAAGAGCCACCACAACGTGGGCGGCCTGCCCGACACCATGAAGCTCAAGCTCATCGAGCCCCTGCGCGAACTCTTCAAGGACGAAGTGCGCAAGGTCGCCGCAGAGCTTGGCATGCCCGACTCCATCGTGTGGCGGCATCCCTTCCCCGGCCCCGGCCTCGCCATCCGCGTACTTGGCGAAATCACCGAAGAACGCCTCCAGATTTTGCGCCTGGCCGACAAAATCGTGCAGCAGGAACTGCGCGAATCCGGCTGGTACCGCAAGGTGTGGCAGGGCTTTGCCGTGTTGCTGCCGCTCAAGACCGTTGGCGTCATGGGCGATGGCCGCACCTACGAGCATGTTATCGCCCTGCGCGTAGTCGACAGCGTGGACGCCATGACCGCTGACTGGGCGCGCCTGCCTGCGGAACTGATCGAGCGCATGTCGAGCCGCATCATCAACGAGGTCAAGGGCGTCAACCGCGTGGTATACGACGTTTCTTCCAAGCCGCCGAGCACAATTGAGTGGGAATAA
- the ffh gene encoding signal recognition particle protein, which yields MFESLSDRLSGVFRTFSGRGQLTEENVQAGLREVRLALLEADVNFKVVKDFVESVREKCLGQEVLKGVSPAQQVIKIVNDELVQLLGGETAGLNLQGREPAVIMLVGLQGSGKTTSAGKIANILRKQKLRPYLVPADVYRPAAIDQLTVLAKQLDMPCFPSTVDMNPVDIAKAALEKAREEQATVLLIDTAGRLHVDEPLMQELAAIKQAVQPQEILFVADAMTGQDAVTVAESFNERLGITGVVLTKMDGDARGGAALSIRSVTGAPVKFVGMGEKLSEMEVFHPDRIAGRILGMGDVLTLVEKAQSAINAEEAEELALKMKKASFDLEDFRTQMRRIKKLGSLDSILKMIPGMGGLRDKLAEASGAMPEKEMARTEAIISSMTMAERRNPDILNGSRRARIAKGAGVTVAQVNQLVRQFEQMRQMMKGMMGGKGAKMPAMPRMRGMPPGMNLPKGLGGMPNLGGMGGMPGMPGMGGMPGMPGMEGMPGARAGATKAAPKKRKKKERPKRKKK from the coding sequence ATGTTCGAGAGCCTTTCCGACAGACTTTCAGGCGTATTCCGCACATTCAGCGGGCGCGGGCAGCTTACCGAAGAAAATGTGCAGGCTGGCCTGCGCGAGGTGCGCCTTGCCCTGCTTGAGGCGGACGTCAACTTCAAGGTCGTTAAAGACTTTGTGGAAAGCGTGCGCGAAAAGTGCCTGGGGCAAGAGGTGCTCAAGGGCGTGAGCCCTGCCCAGCAAGTCATCAAGATTGTTAACGATGAACTTGTGCAGCTGCTTGGCGGCGAAACCGCCGGGCTGAATCTGCAAGGGCGCGAACCTGCGGTCATCATGCTTGTGGGCTTGCAGGGCTCTGGTAAAACGACCTCTGCGGGCAAGATCGCCAATATTCTGCGCAAGCAGAAGCTGCGCCCCTATCTTGTGCCTGCCGACGTGTATCGCCCTGCGGCTATTGACCAGCTGACCGTGCTGGCCAAGCAGCTCGACATGCCTTGCTTCCCCTCCACGGTGGACATGAATCCCGTGGACATTGCCAAGGCCGCGCTTGAAAAAGCCCGCGAAGAGCAGGCCACCGTGCTGCTGATCGACACTGCGGGCCGCCTGCATGTGGACGAGCCGCTCATGCAGGAGCTGGCCGCCATCAAGCAGGCCGTGCAGCCGCAGGAAATTCTGTTTGTTGCAGACGCCATGACCGGTCAGGACGCCGTGACCGTGGCCGAAAGCTTTAACGAGCGCCTCGGCATCACCGGCGTTGTGCTCACCAAGATGGACGGCGATGCGCGCGGCGGCGCTGCTCTCTCCATCCGCTCGGTTACGGGCGCGCCTGTCAAGTTTGTGGGCATGGGCGAAAAACTGTCGGAGATGGAAGTCTTCCACCCCGACCGTATCGCTGGCCGCATCCTTGGCATGGGCGATGTGCTCACCCTGGTTGAAAAGGCGCAGAGCGCCATCAACGCAGAAGAAGCCGAAGAACTGGCCCTCAAGATGAAGAAGGCCAGCTTTGATCTTGAAGATTTTCGCACTCAGATGCGCCGTATAAAAAAACTCGGCTCGCTCGACAGCATCCTTAAAATGATCCCCGGCATGGGCGGCCTGCGCGACAAGCTGGCCGAGGCCAGCGGGGCCATGCCTGAAAAGGAAATGGCGCGCACTGAGGCTATCATCAGTTCCATGACCATGGCTGAACGCCGCAATCCCGACATCCTCAACGGCAGCCGCAGGGCGCGCATAGCAAAGGGCGCAGGCGTAACTGTCGCCCAGGTCAACCAGCTTGTGCGCCAGTTTGAGCAGATGCGCCAGATGATGAAGGGCATGATGGGCGGCAAGGGCGCCAAAATGCCCGCCATGCCGCGCATGCGCGGCATGCCCCCAGGCATGAACCTGCCCAAGGGGCTTGGCGGTATGCCTAATCTTGGCGGCATGGGCGGAATGCCCGGCATGCCGGGAATGGGTGGAATGCCTGGAATGCCCGGCATGGAAGGTATGCCCGGCGCTCGCGCTGGCGCAACCAAGGCTGCGCCCAAAAAGCGCAAGAAAAAAGAGCGCCCCAAGCGCAAGAAAAAGTAA
- a CDS encoding imidazoleglycerol-phosphate dehydratase has protein sequence MSDIAPRTSTQERKSAETDIRLELNIDGQGITDVKTGFGLLDHMLTLTAFWAGMDLRLVCEGDMEVDAHHTTEDVGLLLGKALLEALGDRAGIARVGYGRVPMDEALAEATVDLSGRPWLEWRGGELLPPVLAGEEKDLWREFYKAFASSARCNLHVEFRYGQNGHHLLESAAKGLGLALAQAVRRNGTTIRSTKGGLD, from the coding sequence ATGAGCGACATCGCCCCCAGAACCTCCACGCAAGAGCGCAAAAGCGCCGAAACCGACATCCGGCTTGAACTGAACATTGACGGTCAGGGCATTACGGACGTGAAAACAGGTTTTGGCCTGCTCGACCATATGTTGACGCTGACAGCTTTTTGGGCTGGTATGGATCTGCGGCTGGTGTGCGAGGGCGACATGGAAGTGGACGCCCACCACACCACAGAAGACGTGGGGCTGCTGCTCGGCAAGGCGCTGCTTGAAGCCCTCGGAGACAGGGCTGGCATTGCCCGCGTAGGCTATGGGCGCGTTCCCATGGACGAAGCCCTGGCAGAAGCCACTGTTGATCTTTCGGGCCGCCCCTGGCTTGAGTGGCGCGGCGGAGAGTTGCTGCCCCCGGTTCTGGCGGGGGAAGAAAAAGACCTCTGGCGGGAATTTTACAAGGCATTTGCAAGCAGTGCGCGCTGCAATCTGCATGTGGAGTTCCGCTATGGCCAGAACGGCCATCATCTGCTGGAATCGGCGGCCAAAGGGCTGGGGCTTGCCCTGGCCCAGGCAGTGCGCCGAAACGGCACAACCATCAGAAGCACAAAGGGAGGTCTTGATTGA